In Gossypium hirsutum isolate 1008001.06 chromosome D06, Gossypium_hirsutum_v2.1, whole genome shotgun sequence, one genomic interval encodes:
- the LOC107941359 gene encoding uncharacterized protein, with protein sequence MVYSKVDMPHRYINGSFDESSHQIVHKRGSSLWKLTDDPAQMAAMRAELHRQSIAQMRMNNRSIQDMHIFRDPSGIPIVIIEHVMNAPQHTSSDNLYMRNLDIIDSITTSTVPSSEAVKKLSSASAAQSGRDLKIVIFVHGF encoded by the exons ATGGTGTACTCCAAAGTTGACATGCCTCATCGTTACATAAATGGCAGTTTTGATGAGTCTTCCCACCAAATCGTGCATAAGAGGGGTTCAAGTTTGTGGAAATTAACAGATGAT CCTGCACAGATGGCAGCTATGCGGGCTGAGCTTCATCGGCAAAGTATTGCACAAATGAGG ATGAACAACCGATCAATCCAAGACATGCATATATTTAGAGATCCTTCAGGAATTCCTATTGTAATTATAGAGCATGTAATGAATGCACCTCAACATACTTCTAGTGATAACTTGTACATGAGGAACTTGGACATAATAGATTCAATTACCACAAGCACTGTTCCTAGTTCTGAAGCTGTGAAAAAGCTATCAAGTGCAAGTGCTGCGCAAAGTGGCCGTGATTTAAAGATTGTCATCTTTGTACATGGTTTTTAG